From one Salmo salar chromosome ssa09, Ssal_v3.1, whole genome shotgun sequence genomic stretch:
- the anxa6 gene encoding annexin A6 isoform X1 has product MGMGFRGTVTDAPDFDASADAETLYNAMKGIGSDKEAILDLVTGRSNAQRQEIVQAYKSSYGKDLIDDLKYELTGNFERLIVSLMRPQAYHDAKEIHDAIKGAGTDEKCLIEVLASRNNQQIHDLVEAYTDAYGSDIEEDVTGETSGHFKKMLVVLLQGTRDEPGVVHADLIEEDAQVLFAAGEEQWGTEESIFIMLLGNRSFNHLQMVFDKYQEIAEKSIEDSIKSELSGDFERLMLAVVQCIRSVPMYFAKRLYKSMKGLGTQDNTLIRIMICRSEIDMLDIRECFRMCYEKSLYNMIKEDTSGDYKRTLLALCGGDDDLAGEFFPEAAQLAYKMWETSAMTKVQLRPTIRPASDFDPADDAQNLRKAMKGFGTDEDVIIDIVANRSNEQRQEIRQAFKSILGRDLMKDLKSELSKNLERLIIGLMLTPAEFDAKMMRKAMEGAGTDEHALIEILVTRSNEEIHAMNAAYQDGYKKSMEEAIQSDTSGRFSQILTSLVQGAREQGPADWDRALVDAQELADACNEDSDDMEIKFMSILCTRSFPHLRRVFQEFVRCSNKDIEQIIKKEMSGDVKQAMYGIVRSVKNQPNYIAERLYKAMKCIGTDDRALIRIMVSRSEVDLFNIRKEFKETHDCSLHEFIQVETMVGDTSGDYRKTLLMLCGGQD; this is encoded by the exons ATGGGAATG GGGTTCCGAGGCACAGTAACCGATGCTCCAGACTTTGATGCCAGTGCAGATGCTGAGACGCTCTACAATGCCATGAAAGGCATTG GCAGCGACAAGGAGGCCATCTTGGATTTGGTCACTGGCAGAAGCAatgctcagagacaggagatTGTACAGGCGTACAAGTCTAGCTATGGGAAG GACCTGATAGATGACCTGAAGTATGAGCTGACGGGGAATTTTGAACGCCTCATCGTCAGTCTGATGAGACCCCAGGCCTACCATGACGCCAAAGAGATCCACGATGCCATCAAA GGGGCAGGAACAGATGAGAAGTGCCTGATTGAAGTCTTGGCCTCCAGGAACAACCAACAGATACACGACCTGGTGGAGGCATACACGGATG CTTACGGCTCAGACATCGAGGAGGACGTTACAGGAGAGACCTCAGGGCACTTTAAGAAGATGCTGGTTGTTTTACTCCAG ggaaCCAGAGATGAACCAGGAGTAGTGCATGCTGACCTAATAGAGGAGGACGCTCAG GTGCTGTTTGCAGCCGGGGAGGAGCAATGGGGCACAGAGGAGTCCATATTCATTATGTTGCTGGGAAACCGCAGTTTCAACCACCTCCAGATGG TGTTTGATAAGTACCAGGAGATAGCAGAGAAGTCCATAGAGGACAGTATCAAGAGTGAGCTGTCTGGGGACTTTGAGAGACTCATGTTGGCTGTCG TCCAGTGCATCAGGAGTGTACCTATGTACTTCGCCAAGCGTCTCTACAAGTCTATGAAG ggtcttGGTACACAAGACAACACTCTGATCAGGATCATGATCTGTCGTTCTGAGATAGACATGCTGGATATCCGGGAGTGCTTCCGTATGTGCTATGAGAAGTCCCTGTACAACATGATCAAG GAAGACACATCAGGAGATTACAAGAGGACTCTGCTGGCCCTGTGTGGAGGAGATGATGA CCTTGCAGGAGAGTTCTTCCCAGAGGCTGCTCAGCTAGCCTACAAGATGTGGGAAACAAGCGCCATGACAAAAGTCCAG CTCAGACCAACCATCCGTCCTGCCAGTGATTTTGACCCGGCTGATGATGCTCAGAACCTGAGGAAAGCCATGAAAGGCTTTG GCACAGATGAAGACGTCATCATTGACATTGTGGCTAACAGAAGCAACGAGCAGAGACAGGAGATCAGACAGGCCTTTAAGTCCATCCTCGGCAGG GACCTGATGAAGGATCTGAAGTCTGAACTCTCTAAGAACCTGGAGAGGCTGATTATCGGCCTGATGCTGACGCCTGCTGAGTTTGACGCCAAGATGATGAGGAAAGCGATGGAG GGGGCGGGGACAGATGAACACGCTCTGATTGAGATCCTGGTAACCAGGAGCAACGAGGAGATCCACGCCATGAACGCTGCCTACCAGGATG GCTATAAGAAGAGCATGGAGGAAGCGATCCAGTCGGACACCTCAGGACGCTTCAGTCAGATCCTCACATCGCTGGTGCAG GGGGCGAGAGAGCAGGGTCCAGCCGACTGGGACAGAGCATTGGTGGACGCCCAG GAACTGGCCGATGCCTGTAACGAAGACTCTGACGACATGGAGATTAAGTTCATGAGTATCCTCTGTACCAGGAGCTTCCCACATCTCAGGAGAG tgTTCCAAGAGTTTGTCCGATGCAGCAATAAGGACATTGAACAGATCATCAAGAAGGAGATGTCTGGAGACGTGAAACAGGCCATGTATGGCATAG TTCGGAGTGTAAAGAACCAGCCTAATTACATTGCTGAGCGCCTGTACAAAGCCATGAAG TGTATTGGCACAGACGACAGGGCTCTGATCCGCATCATGGTCTCACGCAGTGAAGTCGACCTTTTCAATATCCGCAAAGAGTTCAAGGAGACTCACGACTGTTCTCTCCATGAATTCATCCAGGTAGAAACCATGGTT
- the anxa6 gene encoding annexin A6 isoform X2: MGMGFRGTVTDAPDFDASADAETLYNAMKGIGSDKEAILDLVTGRSNAQRQEIVQAYKSSYGKDLIDDLKYELTGNFERLIVSLMRPQAYHDAKEIHDAIKGAGTDEKCLIEVLASRNNQQIHDLVEAYTDAYGSDIEEDVTGETSGHFKKMLVVLLQGTRDEPGVVHADLIEEDAQVLFAAGEEQWGTEESIFIMLLGNRSFNHLQMVFDKYQEIAEKSIEDSIKSELSGDFERLMLAVVQCIRSVPMYFAKRLYKSMKGLGTQDNTLIRIMICRSEIDMLDIRECFRMCYEKSLYNMIKEDTSGDYKRTLLALCGGDDDLAGEFFPEAAQLAYKMWETSAMTKVQLRPTIRPASDFDPADDAQNLRKAMKGFGTDEDVIIDIVANRSNEQRQEIRQAFKSILGRDLMKDLKSELSKNLERLIIGLMLTPAEFDAKMMRKAMEGAGTDEHALIEILVTRSNEEIHAMNAAYQDGYKKSMEEAIQSDTSGRFSQILTSLVQGAREQGPADWDRALVDAQELADACNEDSDDMEIKFMSILCTRSFPHLRRVFQEFVRCSNKDIEQIIKKEMSGDVKQAMYGIVRSVKNQPNYIAERLYKAMKCIGTDDRALIRIMVSRSEVDLFNIRKEFKETHDCSLHEFIQGDTSGDYRKTLLMLCGGQD, from the exons ATGGGAATG GGGTTCCGAGGCACAGTAACCGATGCTCCAGACTTTGATGCCAGTGCAGATGCTGAGACGCTCTACAATGCCATGAAAGGCATTG GCAGCGACAAGGAGGCCATCTTGGATTTGGTCACTGGCAGAAGCAatgctcagagacaggagatTGTACAGGCGTACAAGTCTAGCTATGGGAAG GACCTGATAGATGACCTGAAGTATGAGCTGACGGGGAATTTTGAACGCCTCATCGTCAGTCTGATGAGACCCCAGGCCTACCATGACGCCAAAGAGATCCACGATGCCATCAAA GGGGCAGGAACAGATGAGAAGTGCCTGATTGAAGTCTTGGCCTCCAGGAACAACCAACAGATACACGACCTGGTGGAGGCATACACGGATG CTTACGGCTCAGACATCGAGGAGGACGTTACAGGAGAGACCTCAGGGCACTTTAAGAAGATGCTGGTTGTTTTACTCCAG ggaaCCAGAGATGAACCAGGAGTAGTGCATGCTGACCTAATAGAGGAGGACGCTCAG GTGCTGTTTGCAGCCGGGGAGGAGCAATGGGGCACAGAGGAGTCCATATTCATTATGTTGCTGGGAAACCGCAGTTTCAACCACCTCCAGATGG TGTTTGATAAGTACCAGGAGATAGCAGAGAAGTCCATAGAGGACAGTATCAAGAGTGAGCTGTCTGGGGACTTTGAGAGACTCATGTTGGCTGTCG TCCAGTGCATCAGGAGTGTACCTATGTACTTCGCCAAGCGTCTCTACAAGTCTATGAAG ggtcttGGTACACAAGACAACACTCTGATCAGGATCATGATCTGTCGTTCTGAGATAGACATGCTGGATATCCGGGAGTGCTTCCGTATGTGCTATGAGAAGTCCCTGTACAACATGATCAAG GAAGACACATCAGGAGATTACAAGAGGACTCTGCTGGCCCTGTGTGGAGGAGATGATGA CCTTGCAGGAGAGTTCTTCCCAGAGGCTGCTCAGCTAGCCTACAAGATGTGGGAAACAAGCGCCATGACAAAAGTCCAG CTCAGACCAACCATCCGTCCTGCCAGTGATTTTGACCCGGCTGATGATGCTCAGAACCTGAGGAAAGCCATGAAAGGCTTTG GCACAGATGAAGACGTCATCATTGACATTGTGGCTAACAGAAGCAACGAGCAGAGACAGGAGATCAGACAGGCCTTTAAGTCCATCCTCGGCAGG GACCTGATGAAGGATCTGAAGTCTGAACTCTCTAAGAACCTGGAGAGGCTGATTATCGGCCTGATGCTGACGCCTGCTGAGTTTGACGCCAAGATGATGAGGAAAGCGATGGAG GGGGCGGGGACAGATGAACACGCTCTGATTGAGATCCTGGTAACCAGGAGCAACGAGGAGATCCACGCCATGAACGCTGCCTACCAGGATG GCTATAAGAAGAGCATGGAGGAAGCGATCCAGTCGGACACCTCAGGACGCTTCAGTCAGATCCTCACATCGCTGGTGCAG GGGGCGAGAGAGCAGGGTCCAGCCGACTGGGACAGAGCATTGGTGGACGCCCAG GAACTGGCCGATGCCTGTAACGAAGACTCTGACGACATGGAGATTAAGTTCATGAGTATCCTCTGTACCAGGAGCTTCCCACATCTCAGGAGAG tgTTCCAAGAGTTTGTCCGATGCAGCAATAAGGACATTGAACAGATCATCAAGAAGGAGATGTCTGGAGACGTGAAACAGGCCATGTATGGCATAG TTCGGAGTGTAAAGAACCAGCCTAATTACATTGCTGAGCGCCTGTACAAAGCCATGAAG TGTATTGGCACAGACGACAGGGCTCTGATCCGCATCATGGTCTCACGCAGTGAAGTCGACCTTTTCAATATCCGCAAAGAGTTCAAGGAGACTCACGACTGTTCTCTCCATGAATTCATCCAG